AAACCAAACAAGCATAGGGCAAACTGAACGTTATTTGAATGTTTTTAACTTGCTACCCTACTACTCTAGCAGTACTAACAATCGTTTTGCAGAAGCCCACGCTGAATATAATGACAAAGGGTATATTATGAATAAAATTCCATTATTAAATAAATTAAAAGCTACTTTAAATATAGGAGCTCATGCACTTTCTATACCAGATAAAAAACCGTATTCTGAAATGAGTATTGGTCTAGATAATATAGGAATTGGGAAATTTAAAATGTTTAGAATAGATTATGTTCGCTCCTATCAAAATTGTTTCAAAGGTGACGGAGTGGTATTTGGACTTAAATTTTTAAACATAATTGATTAAAACAGTAAATAGTTTTCTCTCGAAATAAAAATTCACGATACATAAAAAAGGCACCTGAAAATAATTCGGTGCCTTTTTTAATGGTGTAAATTTACTCATGAGGTTCTACATGTATCAGAACATGTCCTAATTCTGGGATTTGTTCTCTTAAGGTATCTTTGAGTTTGTGAGCAAGGTCATGACCTTCTTTTACGGTTATATTTGAGTTCACTGTTGCATGTAAATCAACATGGTATTGCATGCCTGCCTTTCGGATAAAACATTTTTCGGTATCTAAAATTCCGTCAACTTGAACAGATACCTCTCTAATATGTTCAATCAAGTCATCGTATAAATGTTCATCCATGATTTCGCCAAGAGCAGGTCGGAAAATTAAATAACTATTATACAATATAAATCCAGATGCAAAAAGTGCTGCCCAATCATCAGCTGCTTCGTAACCATTCCCTAAAATTAAAGCAATAGAAATCCCTAAAAAAGCAGCTACCGAAGTGATGGCATCACTCCTATGGTGCCAAGCATCGGCTTTTAATGAAGAACTATTAGTCTCTATACTGCGTTTCATAACTACTCGAAAGGAATACTCTTTCCAGATAATTATGGCGCCAAGAACAATTAGTGTCCAAGGCTTAGGCAATTGATGCGGTGTACCAATATTGATTATGCTTTCATAAGCTATAATTGTTGCCGAGGTTATCAAAAACCCCACTACCAAGAACGTAATCAATGGCTCAGCCCTACCGTGTCCGTAAGGATGATTCTCATCAGCAGGTTTATTGGAATATTTAATTCCGAACAACACTAAAAATGACGCAAAAATATCTGTTGTAGACTCGATAGCATCAGCAATCAAAGCGTATGAATTGCCAAAAAAACCTGCAAATCCTTTTATAATGGCCAGTATTGTATTGCCCACAATACTAAAATAAGTAGCCCTAATTGCTGTTTGTTCTCTTGACATTTGTTTCGTTTAAAAAAGAATCGTTTAAATAAACCACTTGCTTTTTTGTATTGCTAGATGGTTTATTTAAACGATGTATTAAGAATTGAGTAGGTTTACGCTCTAACGATTTGAGCTCCAATTGCTCTTAAACGTTCGTCAATACGCTCATACCCTCTATCTATTTGTTCAATGTTTTGTATGGTACTTGTTCCTTTTGCAGAAAGTGCGGCAATTAATAATGATATACCAGCGCGAATATCTGGTGATGACATAGTTGTAGCCTTCAATTGTGATTTAAAATCATGTCCCATAACTACAGCACGGTGTGGATCACATAACATGATTTTAGCACCCATGTCAATTAGTTTATCAACAAAAAACAAACGACTTTCAAACATTTTTTGGTGAATCAAAACATCACCTCTTGCTTGTGTAGCCACTACAAGTACAATACTCAATAAATCTGGTGTAAATCCAGGCCACGGTGCATCAGCAATAGTAAGAATAGAACCATCAATATCAGTTTTTACTTCATACCCATTTACATGAGCAGGAATATAAATATCATCTCCACGACGCTCTAGGGTAATTCCTAATTTTCTAAATGTATTTGGGATTACTCCAAGGTTATCCCAACTAACATTTTTTATAGTAATTTCAGATTTTGTCATGGCAGCAAGACCAATCCAACTTCCTATTTCAATCATATCTGGAAGAATTCTGTGCTCACAACCACCTAAGCTTTCTACCCCTTCAATAGTCAATAAATTTGATCCTACTCCGGTAATATTTGCGCCCATTGAGTTCAGCATTTTACACAATTGCTGTAAATAAGGCTCACAAGCAGCATTGTATACCGTTGTTCTTCCTTTTGCTAAAACGGCTGCCATTACAATATTTGCAGTTCCCGTAACTGATGCTTCATCTAATAACATATCAGCTCCAACTAATCCGTCAGCAGCTTCTACACCATAAAAGTGATCCTCTCTGTTGTATCTAAACTTAGCTCCAAGATTTATGAAACCTTCAAAGTGCGTATCTAATCTTCGTCTTCCGATTTTGTCGCCACCCGGTTTTGGAATATATCCTTTTCCAAATCTTGCTAACAAAGGTCCAACAATCATGATAGACCCTCTAAGTGATCCACCTTCTTTTTTGAATGCCTCGGTTTCTAGATAATTTATATTTACCTCATCAGCTTGAAAAGTGTAAGAACCTGAACCTGTTTTTTGAATTTTTACACCCAAATTACCTAATAAAGTGATCAATTTATTAATGTCAATAATATCTGGAATATTATTAATAATAACTTTCTCAGGTGTTAATAAAACAGCACACAATATTTGTAATGCTTCATTTTTTGCACCCTGTGGAGTGATTTCTCCTTGAAGACTTATGCCTCCCTCTATTTTGAAAATTCCCATCTTTTATGGTTATGAGTTATGAATTATTTGTTTGAACGTAATGATTTTAAAAAAAGTACCAATGAGGTAATAAGTCACTAATTCTAAAATTAAATTACAAGGGTTTTCTGTTTTGGTTTTTGTGAGGTAGATTTGGCTTACCTGTTTTCAAATTTTTGTTGCTTAGTATTTTAGGCTGACCTGTAGGAGCTATTTTATTAGAAACTCGTTTATTAGTTCTCAACAAATCAGTAGTATTAAGCAATTCTTCTGAACTTTGTATTAAATTTAATTTTCCATCAGATAATTCGTATAAGTGTTCAAAGATTACATCATCTTTTACCGTATCTTTATTCCAACTTAAATATGATTTTTTCATGTGATTGGCAATAACTTTTACCAATGCTTTTTTCATATCTCCATCTTCCCATTTATTAGCAACATCAATCATATATTTAATGTTATTACCGTAAAACCTATATTTTGGAAAATTTTGAGGATATTTTAAAACATCTGGCTTTAATTGTAATACTTCGCGTGACGGAATAGGATAAGGAGAATCAGCAACTAATTTAAAATCAGACATTATAAACAACTGATCCCATAATTTATGTTGAAAATCTGGAACATCCCTTAAATGCGGATTCAAACTACCCATAACTTGAATGATGTATTTTGCAGCTTTGTTGCGCTCCAAATCATCTTGAATATTTGTAGCCAAGTCAATAAGTTTTTGCAAATGCCTGCCGTATTCTGGAATGATAAGGTGTGACCTTTCGGCATTGTACTCAAGATGATGCACTACATCATTCGAATTTTCTTTAATGTATTTTGAATTCATGTTTTGAATGTATCTATTTTAATTCGGTTGCATTATCGAGAAGTTCACCCAATCGAGAAGCACATCAAAAAAATTATGTTTTTATAAAGAAATAATGCCTTCAATTGTAGAAACTTCTAAGTATTTATCTACAATTTCTTGTGAATTTTTCATGGTCACATCAATAGATATGCTTGTAAACTTACCCGTTTTAGATTTTGTTGTTTTTATAACAGCACCCATACAATCAAAAGCAGTCTGTACTTTTTCAATATTTTTAGCATCACTTGGCACTATAAATTTAAACAAGTATTCTGCAGGCCAAGTATTGTTTAGGTCTAACTCTACTTTTAATCTATCATAAAATTCTTCAGTCTTTTTATCCATTTTGATTTAAAATAAAGGCAAATATACGGTTTCAACCGTTAATTATGAATTTTTGATTTGTGAATTTTTATCTATTTGCATTTTATATGTGTTGAATTTTTATAATCCCAATAAGTTTAAGTAAATTTGCCCCTTATTTTTTAAAAGTGCAAAAAGAAATCATTGTTATCATAGGTGGTCCTGGTACAGGAAAAACTACTATTATAGACGGATTGGTCGCAAAAGGCCATTGCTGTTATCCCGAAATTTCACGTGAAGTTACCATGGAGGCAAAAAAACAAGGAATAGAACAATTATTCCTTGAAAAACCATTGCTTTTTAGTGAATTATTGCTTGAAGGTAGAATAAAACAATTTTACAACGCTCAAAACGAAGCTCATAATGTAGTTTTTATAGACAGAGGAATCCCTGATGTTTTGGCTTACATGCACTACATAGGCGATAGTTACCCTGCAAGTTTTGATGTTGCTTGTAAAGAACATACGTATTCAAAAATATTCATCTTACCACCTTGGGAAGAAATCTATATAAGTGATGATGCTCGCTACGAAAATTTTGAGCAAGCAAAACTCATTCACAGTCATCTTATTGAAACGTATAAAAACTATGGCTACGATTTAATTGAAGTTCCGAAAGACACAATGGAAAATAGAATTCATTTTATCTTAAACACTATCTCGAATTAGTTGCATCAACAAGGAGTTATATTTTTTCATGGTAATAAAACAAATACTTTATGAATGATGCTCTTGCTGTTCTTCAAAAATATTGGAAACACAACTCCTTTAGATCGCTTCAAAATGAAATCATTCAATCTGTCTTGCAAGGTCAAGACACCTTTGCAATATTACCAACAGGAGGTGGAAAATCAGTGTGCTTTCAAGTCCCAGCGCTTTTAAACAAAGGAATATGCCTTGTCATTTCGCCACTAGTAGCATTAATGAAAGATCAAGTAGCTAATTTACAATCAAAAGGCATCAAAGCAATAGCCTTGACAGGAGGCATTAGAAGCGAAGAAATGATAGATTTGCTAGACAACTGTCAATACGGTGATTATAAATTTCTTTACTTATCACCCGAGCGCTTACAATCAGACTGGATTATTGACCGCATAAAAAAACTACCTATAAATTTAATCACAATTGATGAAGCGCATTGTGTATCCCAATGGGGACATGATTTTAGACCCGCATACCTAAAAATTTCTACACTTAAAGAGTACTTCCCAAAAACTCCTTTTCTGGCCTTAACCGCAAGTGCAACTCCCCGAGTAAAAACAGATATCATACAACAACTTAGTCTTGAGAAGCCAATATTATTTGAAAAATCTTTTTCAAGACCAAACATTGCTTACATGGTTTTTGAAGTTGAGGATAAATTGTTTAGAGTGGAACAAGTTTTAAAAAAAAATCCAGAACCTTCTATTATTTATGTTCGAAACAGAAAATCAACCCTTGATATTGCTTCCCAATTGCATAGTTTAGGATTTAAAGCTACTTACTATCACGGAGGTCTCACTACGAAAGAGAAAGATAAAAACATGCAGGCCTGGATGCAGGAAGAGGCACAAGTCATTGTAACAACAAATGCTTTTGGAATGGGAATAGACAAGCCTAATGTAAAAACGGTAATACACATACAATTACCAGAAAACATGGAGAATTATTA
This portion of the Flavobacterium sp. CECT 9288 genome encodes:
- a CDS encoding cation diffusion facilitator family transporter, translating into MSREQTAIRATYFSIVGNTILAIIKGFAGFFGNSYALIADAIESTTDIFASFLVLFGIKYSNKPADENHPYGHGRAEPLITFLVVGFLITSATIIAYESIINIGTPHQLPKPWTLIVLGAIIIWKEYSFRVVMKRSIETNSSSLKADAWHHRSDAITSVAAFLGISIALILGNGYEAADDWAALFASGFILYNSYLIFRPALGEIMDEHLYDDLIEHIREVSVQVDGILDTEKCFIRKAGMQYHVDLHATVNSNITVKEGHDLAHKLKDTLREQIPELGHVLIHVEPHE
- the murA gene encoding UDP-N-acetylglucosamine 1-carboxyvinyltransferase, which codes for MGIFKIEGGISLQGEITPQGAKNEALQILCAVLLTPEKVIINNIPDIIDINKLITLLGNLGVKIQKTGSGSYTFQADEVNINYLETEAFKKEGGSLRGSIMIVGPLLARFGKGYIPKPGGDKIGRRRLDTHFEGFINLGAKFRYNREDHFYGVEAADGLVGADMLLDEASVTGTANIVMAAVLAKGRTTVYNAACEPYLQQLCKMLNSMGANITGVGSNLLTIEGVESLGGCEHRILPDMIEIGSWIGLAAMTKSEITIKNVSWDNLGVIPNTFRKLGITLERRGDDIYIPAHVNGYEVKTDIDGSILTIADAPWPGFTPDLLSIVLVVATQARGDVLIHQKMFESRLFFVDKLIDMGAKIMLCDPHRAVVMGHDFKSQLKATTMSSPDIRAGISLLIAALSAKGTSTIQNIEQIDRGYERIDERLRAIGAQIVRA
- a CDS encoding DUF4290 domain-containing protein encodes the protein MNSKYIKENSNDVVHHLEYNAERSHLIIPEYGRHLQKLIDLATNIQDDLERNKAAKYIIQVMGSLNPHLRDVPDFQHKLWDQLFIMSDFKLVADSPYPIPSREVLQLKPDVLKYPQNFPKYRFYGNNIKYMIDVANKWEDGDMKKALVKVIANHMKKSYLSWNKDTVKDDVIFEHLYELSDGKLNLIQSSEELLNTTDLLRTNKRVSNKIAPTGQPKILSNKNLKTGKPNLPHKNQNRKPL
- a CDS encoding DUF493 family protein — translated: MDKKTEEFYDRLKVELDLNNTWPAEYLFKFIVPSDAKNIEKVQTAFDCMGAVIKTTKSKTGKFTSISIDVTMKNSQEIVDKYLEVSTIEGIISL
- a CDS encoding AAA family ATPase produces the protein MQKEIIVIIGGPGTGKTTIIDGLVAKGHCCYPEISREVTMEAKKQGIEQLFLEKPLLFSELLLEGRIKQFYNAQNEAHNVVFIDRGIPDVLAYMHYIGDSYPASFDVACKEHTYSKIFILPPWEEIYISDDARYENFEQAKLIHSHLIETYKNYGYDLIEVPKDTMENRIHFILNTISN